In Sulfuriferula plumbiphila, the genomic window TAAAATGCGATGCCCGCATTCACCGGCAGGGTCGCCACCAGCACCGACAGCCCCAGCGGTACGGCGTACGTATTGCCGGCGCGCATCGCCTGCCAGGTGCGGCGTAGCAGCAGAACCAGGAACGCCACGAAGCCCAGCAGGCCGATCACACCGGTCTCGACCAGAATTTCCAGGGTGATCTGGTGCGGATGGGTGGGGCCGGAGGTCGGGTTGACCTTCATGAAAGGGTCATCCGGATCGGCATATTGAGGATAGATGTAACGAAACCCGCGCGCGCCGATACCGTTCAACCAGTGGTCTTTGGCTATCTTGATCGCTGTGTGCCAGATCGGCAGGCGGATGCTGGTCGCCTCGTCCATTTTTTCATAATTGCCACTGAACAGGCCGGCTGTGACTCGCAGCTTGTTTTGCAGGGGAGGGTAAGTAGCAATCAGTGCCCCGATTGACGCGGCACACAGCAAGACAATCAGGATTGCCCGGCCTAAATGACGTCTGGGTGCCGTGAAATGGGCATACACGGCAAACCCTACCATCCCCGCTGCATACATTCCCCATGCGGCGCGGCTGCCCGACAGCAGAATCACCGCGGTGTAAGGTGCCAATGCCAGCCAGTACCAGCCGCTTGAGCGTGCGGCGCGGCGGCGAATGACTTCAAAATATACTGGCGCCAGTACCGCCACAATGAGTCCCATGGTGAGCTTGGCAAACGGACCGGTGATACGGCCACCAGCGGACTTATAGCCGAATACATCATGGCCGATAGCTGCCTGGAGTAGCGCATCGGCGACCCAGAAACTCAGTAATAGGGTGATGGCTATAAACAGTTTGCGGCGGTTTGCCTCATCCCGCAGTGCATACAATGCAAAAACACCGGCCAGCGGAAAGCGCACAAAAGCCAGTGCAGTGCTGGCTGCGCGCTCGAAATACACCGCGTCCGGCAGAGCAGTCACCAGCGGCAGCCAGATGCAGACGAACAGCAGCAGCAACCAGCGTATCGAGGGGTGCCGCCAGATGGCCCGTCCATCCTTGAACATCAGCGCAATGCCGCCGAAAGTCATCAATGCCAGCGGCACCTCAAAGCCCTTGCCAAGCGGCATGGCGAAAACAAAAGCGGCGATCAGCCACCAGCCGTGTTGGCGCACGGCGTGTGCAAATGATCCGGCGGGGGTGGACAGGGCAGCAGGTTCAGAGGAAGTCATGCGGGGTTTCCTGGTGGGCAATTAGCGTGGTAACAAGTTGCCTGCTGGCAGTGTTTGCGGCTGGCGACAACCAGTCCGCAAGTATCGTGAGCAGGCGATGGTAATAAGTATGTTCGGTCAAGGCGCGTGTACGCGCCCGTTGCGCGATGCTGACGGCGGCATCAGGATGCGCCAGCAGATATTTTACTCGTTCCCCCATTTGCGCGGGAGTGTGGCTGACCAGCATCTGGGTGCCTGGCTCGAAATATTGCGCGAGTCCATCCCGATAATCAACTACCTGCGGGATGCCGTAAGCTGCGCATTCGAAACTGCGCATATTGGTACCGTGCCGCACCACCTGGGCGTGAATGTTGAGCGAGACACGATGACACGCATAGACTTCCCCCATTTTTGAGTTGGCGAACGCGGGCCGAAACAGTTGCGGGTGCTGCCAGAAAAGACGTGTGCGCAGGAAATAATTGCCGTATACCAGCGGTCGTACGCCTGATGCAATCAGACCGTTCAGCCAGACGTCGCGCTGACTATCCTTGTTGCCAATAAAACAGCAGCCTTGCGGATTGTCCGCAGCCGGGGCAGGGCGATGTACCTTGGGGTGGCAGGCAAACGCCAGTTCCCCTTGGTAGCGTGCCGGATCGATGACCTTGAGCAAGTCTTCCGCATAACCCGCATCCGAGAGATAAATACGCTCAAAAGGGACGCAATCGCCCACTGAAAGCGTAGGTGCATCGGTCAGCCAGAGTATGTGTTTGCGATCGCTGCGTAATTTCCTGAACGCAGGAATGTGGTTGATGAACAGCGCGATGTCATAATCAGTGGCGTTGATGCGCGCCACCCGCTCGCCCAGCCATTTGCGCTTGTCCAGACGGTAGGCCAGATAGTCGGCAAGGCTGTCGGGGTAGGTGGTCATCCACTGCGCCTGTCCGGAGAACAAGTCTTGCAAGGCATCGAACACGTATTGCGCAAGTCCGCCTTTCCAGGGTTTGGCGACCAGCACTATTTTCATCGGGAGCGAGCTGGTTTAATTTCTATGTCATTCATCATGCTGGATTTATCCGGGCCAAATTGGCTCATGTCTGAATTGAACCGGCAGTCAATTCACAACTGCGAGATAAAGTGCCATGGTTTTTTCCAGCATCGCCGCCAAAGGGTAAGCGCCAGAATCCGCAACCACAACCGGCTGTTCCAGTAATCCGGTAACACGTTCAACCAGTGCGTTCATGTTACCCAGTTCAACCAGCCCGGCAGGATAGGCTGTCGCGAGTATCTCTCCCACGCCGCCGTGATTATACCCGACCACCGGCGTGTCCAGACGCAGCGCCTCCAGCACCGTGCGGCCAAACGACTCCGGTTTGCTGGACAGTGAAAGCACCATGTCCGACACCGCAAACACTTCGCGCATGTCGCTGCGATGACCGGTAAACGTGATGTCGCCAGCCAGCCCCCGTGCTGCCACGGCCTGGTGCAGTTCGCGCGCGTAGGCCCGGCGCCTGGGGTCTTCGCCGCCCACGATCAGACCATGTACCGGCAGTCCATATTGTTTCAGGCGGGCGATGAGTTCAATGAAAGCTTCGTGGCCTTTCAGCCGGGTCAGACGGCCAGGCAGGGTGAGGATATGTTTGCCAATGAGCTGCGGGTACTGCGCGCGCCATGCGGTCAGCCAGTCTGGTGCGGGCTGGTAAGCGTAAGGAAATTCCGCCGCGTCCACGCCCCGGTAAATGACCTCGATGCGGCTGGGATCGTTATCAGGATAATTGCGCAGGATGTAGTCGCGGATGGTGTTGGAGACGGCGATGATGCGCTCGCCTTTCAGCATCACTTTGCTGTAGCGGTTGACCGAATACAGCCCGTGCACCGTGGTGACCAGTCGCGGCCGGGTGGTTGGGTCCATGCCGCGCCAGGCCAGATAAGCTATCCACCCCGGCATGCGTGAGCGCACATGCAGGATGTCTACCTCGTGCTCCACCAAAAAACACCGCAGGCGCGGTACCAGGCACAGCGTGAACAGCGATTTCTTCCCCACCGGCCAGGTGAAATGCGCCGCGCCTTCTGCTTCCAGTTGAGCCACCATGCGCCCGCCCGCCGACATCACCAGCGCACGATGTCCGTGCTGCACCAGATGGCGCGCCACTTCCAGCGTGCCGCGTTCCACCCCGCCGCCCTGAAGGGCGGGGAGGATTTGCAGGACAGTCAGGGGTTTGTTCGGGGTCAACTGCTTATCCATTATTATTTATAGAAGCTTCATTGGGCGAAACAATTCACAATGCATTTTTTGATATGCTCGCTGAGTTATGCGCCTCTCGATAGGGCATGGCACAACGGCATGAGGCACCTCCAATCAGGCGTGTTAAGATAATACACATCTGGAGGCAGAATGTCGAAACAAAACAAGGAAATCCTGCTTGAGCAGGAGCGGTTCGAACTCAAATCCAAATCGGGTGGCGGGCTATTGAGATATGAGGTCTGGGGCGCTGTCGAGGGCGGTAAGACGGTGGTGACGCGGTACAATCTGGCCTACATTAACCACGCGATTTATCAGGGCGATAATGGGCGTGTTCTCGGTTTTGACAATGCCCACAATTACCACCACCGGCATTACATGGGTGAGATTGAAGTAGTCGAATTCATCAGTTATGAAGCAATACAAGAAAGGTTCCAGCAAGAGTGGCTGGAAATTGTTAACCAGACACGAGGCATAAAACCATGACCAGGATCGTGATTCGTACGGATGATGCGGCGGCTTTCTTTTCGCGCGCAAAGGATGCGGCGCGGAAAGCCGATCAGGGCGCAGCGTTTGAAGGCAAGCTAACGCTCTCGTTCGAAGACCCGCAACAGATGTTCACCGTGCTCTCGGAAGCGCGTCGCCGTTTGATGCTTGAAGTGATGCATGAGCCCAGAACGATTAATGAGCTGTCTCACCGCCTGCATCGTAACCGTTCGGCTATCACCAAAGATGTCGGGCTGCTTGAGAAGATGGGGCTGCTTGTCTCGCAACGCCAGTCCAATCCGGGGCACGGGATTCAAAAAGTGGTGCGCTCTGTCGCGCCTAAAATCGAGATGGTGGCAACACTAGGGTAATTTTACGTGCATCACTGAGCTGGCCTACATCGCCGTCCAGCGGTACGGCGCAACATCCAGCGTCTGCGGCCTGCCTGCAATCAAATCCGCCAGAATCTGCGCGCTGGCCGGTGCCATGGTCACCCCATAGCGGAAGTGCCCGGTGTTGGCGTAGAGATTTTCGACCAGCGGGTGGCGCCCTATGGTCGGGATATTATCCGGCGAGCCCGGGCGCAGTCCGCTCCAGTGCTGCACCAGCGGCACCGACTGGAGCGCGGGCAGGATGTTGGTTGCGGCGTTGTAGAGCATGCGTTTGACCGTTTCGGTGGTGCTCTTGTCAAAACCGGCATCTTCCACCGTGCTGCCCGCCAGAATATGTCCGTCCCGGCGCGGGATCAGGTAAATGCCCTGGCGATAGACGATATGCGGCAACAGGTTCGGCGCGGCCTTGAACAACAGCATCTGCCCGCGCATCGGCTTGATTGGCCAATGCGGCGCGATATTGCCCAATACCGACTGGCTCCATGCACCGGCTGCAATGACATAAGCACTGGCCTGCAGTTTTCCCCGCGGCGTATCGAGATAATCAATGTGTGCCGGACTGGCGCGCGCGACCTGCGTGACTTCAACCCCTTCCAGCAGATTTACCCCGGCGTCCAAAGCGGTAACGCGCAGCGCCTGCACCAGACGCGGATTGCGCACCTGTGCCACATCCGGCAGCCACAATGCCGGGCTGTTTTCCGCCAGCGCAGGCACCCGCGCCTGCGCGTGCTCGCGCGCATGGCGCCAGCCGTGCTGCGCGCACCAGCGCCCGGCAGCAATGTCATCCACAGGCGGCAACACCAGCATCCCGCTGACCCGGAATTCGGGATCTATGCCAC contains:
- the thiO gene encoding glycine oxidase ThiO encodes the protein MNPDFLIIGGGVIGLSSALELAREGARVTVLERGVAGAESSWAGGGILSPLLPWDYPDTVSRLCDLGVELYPHWSARLTSSSGIDPEFRVSGMLVLPPVDDIAAGRWCAQHGWRHAREHAQARVPALAENSPALWLPDVAQVRNPRLVQALRVTALDAGVNLLEGVEVTQVARASPAHIDYLDTPRGKLQASAYVIAAGAWSQSVLGNIAPHWPIKPMRGQMLLFKAAPNLLPHIVYRQGIYLIPRRDGHILAGSTVEDAGFDKSTTETVKRMLYNAATNILPALQSVPLVQHWSGLRPGSPDNIPTIGRHPLVENLYANTGHFRYGVTMAPASAQILADLIAGRPQTLDVAPYRWTAM
- a CDS encoding toxin-antitoxin system TumE family protein, translating into MSKQNKEILLEQERFELKSKSGGGLLRYEVWGAVEGGKTVVTRYNLAYINHAIYQGDNGRVLGFDNAHNYHHRHYMGEIEVVEFISYEAIQERFQQEWLEIVNQTRGIKP
- a CDS encoding O-antigen ligase family protein, with translation MTSSEPAALSTPAGSFAHAVRQHGWWLIAAFVFAMPLGKGFEVPLALMTFGGIALMFKDGRAIWRHPSIRWLLLLFVCIWLPLVTALPDAVYFERAASTALAFVRFPLAGVFALYALRDEANRRKLFIAITLLLSFWVADALLQAAIGHDVFGYKSAGGRITGPFAKLTMGLIVAVLAPVYFEVIRRRAARSSGWYWLALAPYTAVILLSGSRAAWGMYAAGMVGFAVYAHFTAPRRHLGRAILIVLLCAASIGALIATYPPLQNKLRVTAGLFSGNYEKMDEATSIRLPIWHTAIKIAKDHWLNGIGARGFRYIYPQYADPDDPFMKVNPTSGPTHPHQITLEILVETGVIGLLGFVAFLVLLLRRTWQAMRAGNTYAVPLGLSVLVATLPVNAGIAFYGSILSALVWWLVASYCATLANEPENG
- a CDS encoding glycosyltransferase family 4 protein, whose protein sequence is MTPNKPLTVLQILPALQGGGVERGTLEVARHLVQHGHRALVMSAGGRMVAQLEAEGAAHFTWPVGKKSLFTLCLVPRLRCFLVEHEVDILHVRSRMPGWIAYLAWRGMDPTTRPRLVTTVHGLYSVNRYSKVMLKGERIIAVSNTIRDYILRNYPDNDPSRIEVIYRGVDAAEFPYAYQPAPDWLTAWRAQYPQLIGKHILTLPGRLTRLKGHEAFIELIARLKQYGLPVHGLIVGGEDPRRRAYARELHQAVAARGLAGDITFTGHRSDMREVFAVSDMVLSLSSKPESFGRTVLEALRLDTPVVGYNHGGVGEILATAYPAGLVELGNMNALVERVTGLLEQPVVVADSGAYPLAAMLEKTMALYLAVVN
- a CDS encoding CgeB family protein; its protein translation is MKIVLVAKPWKGGLAQYVFDALQDLFSGQAQWMTTYPDSLADYLAYRLDKRKWLGERVARINATDYDIALFINHIPAFRKLRSDRKHILWLTDAPTLSVGDCVPFERIYLSDAGYAEDLLKVIDPARYQGELAFACHPKVHRPAPAADNPQGCCFIGNKDSQRDVWLNGLIASGVRPLVYGNYFLRTRLFWQHPQLFRPAFANSKMGEVYACHRVSLNIHAQVVRHGTNMRSFECAAYGIPQVVDYRDGLAQYFEPGTQMLVSHTPAQMGERVKYLLAHPDAAVSIAQRARTRALTEHTYYHRLLTILADWLSPAANTASRQLVTTLIAHQETPHDFL
- a CDS encoding HVO_A0114 family putative DNA-binding protein, which encodes MTRIVIRTDDAAAFFSRAKDAARKADQGAAFEGKLTLSFEDPQQMFTVLSEARRRLMLEVMHEPRTINELSHRLHRNRSAITKDVGLLEKMGLLVSQRQSNPGHGIQKVVRSVAPKIEMVATLG